Genomic window (Deltaproteobacteria bacterium):
TGTGTTGAATGGGGACAAGATGGAGGTGGAGGTCGAGACCCACTGGAGCCTGCTCCACCTTCTCAGGGAACGCCTCGAATTGACAGGCACGAAATCCGGGTGTGAAAGGGGCGAATGCGGAGCCTGTACCGTGCTTGTCGACGGCAAGGCCGTCAATTCATGCCTTTTTCCCGTTATGGAGATCGAGGGTGCTCGGGTGACCACCATCGAGGGTTTGGGCAGGTCCTCAGGCGAACTCCATCCCCTGCAGCAGGCCTTTGTGGATCATGGCGCCGTTCAATGCGGCTTCTGTACACCGGGGATGATAATGGCCGCCAAAGCGCTTCTCGATGAGAATCC
Coding sequences:
- a CDS encoding (2Fe-2S)-binding protein, whose translation is MKKMISFVLNGDKMEVEVETHWSLLHLLRERLELTGTKSGCERGECGACTVLVDGKAVNSCLFPVMEIEGARVTTIEGLGRSSGELHPLQQAFVDHGAVQCGFCTPGMIMAAKALLDENPHPNEEEIRHGIAGNICRCTGYVQIVRAISAASESSGQVPEVGGEGD